The Paenibacillus sp. MBLB1832 genome has a window encoding:
- a CDS encoding alpha-1,2-fucosyltransferase yields the protein MIVIKLQGGLGNQMFQYAFGRAIQNKLGGELILDTSDYKFDKLRKLSLDNFVLNEELKYNNRGSFNILYDQRTNYLIKIFVKFAPNILFSVLSTFGIYIWDDAVFKDFTVSSSNKNIYLHGYWQSERYFKEISSMILKELQVKTSVKVDNLDIYNLIASTESVCVHIRRGDFLSNSNSLKVCEQEYFLKGMDLIASRVENPVFIIFSDDISDVKRNFDFKGYNINFVEKNNQDYEELQLMYSCKHFIISNSTFSWWAQYLSQNRNKIVIAPKVWYTDGKNSDGLMMDKWIVIS from the coding sequence ATGATTGTTATTAAGTTACAGGGTGGTCTGGGAAATCAAATGTTTCAATATGCTTTCGGAAGAGCTATCCAAAATAAGTTAGGTGGAGAACTAATTTTGGATACGTCCGATTACAAATTTGATAAGTTGAGGAAACTTTCTTTGGACAACTTTGTACTTAACGAGGAGCTTAAGTATAACAATCGTGGATCTTTTAATATATTGTACGATCAAAGAACAAATTATCTCATAAAAATATTTGTCAAGTTTGCTCCCAATATTCTGTTTTCGGTACTGTCAACTTTCGGTATTTATATTTGGGATGATGCGGTGTTTAAGGATTTTACTGTTTCTTCTAGTAATAAAAATATTTATTTACATGGTTACTGGCAGAGCGAGCGATATTTTAAAGAGATATCGAGCATGATTTTAAAAGAACTTCAGGTAAAAACATCTGTTAAGGTAGACAACTTGGATATATATAACTTGATTGCAAGTACAGAATCTGTTTGTGTTCATATTCGCAGAGGTGATTTCCTTTCAAACTCTAATAGTTTGAAAGTTTGTGAGCAAGAGTATTTTTTAAAAGGTATGGATTTGATTGCTTCAAGAGTTGAAAATCCGGTGTTTATAATTTTTTCGGATGATATTAGTGATGTAAAACGGAATTTTGACTTTAAAGGGTATAATATAAATTTTGTTGAAAAGAATAATCAAGATTATGAAGAATTACAACTTATGTATAGTTGTAAACATTTCATAATATCAAATAGTACATTTAGTTGGTGGGCACAGTATTTGTCACAAAATAGAAATAAAATTGTGATTGCACCTAAAGTATGGTATACAGATGGTAAAAATAGCGATGGATTAATGATGGATAAATGGATAGTCATTTCATAA
- the fcl gene encoding GDP-L-fucose synthase, which yields MDLGAKIYIAGHRGLVGSAILRELQAKGYTNLVYRTSAELDLRKFDDVVKFFTAEKIDYVFMAAAKVGGIVANNEYPADFIRDNLLIQTNVIDAAYKSGVTKLLFLGSTCIYPKLAPQPLKEEYLLTGELEATNEPYAIAKIAGIKMCQSYNRQYGTRYISVMPTNLYGPNDNFDLESSHVMPALMRKIYEAKVNQSPQVEIWGTGTPKREFLHADDLAKACLFLMNNYESNDIINVGVGEDISIKELAETIQRVVGYDGELLFNTTKPDGTPRKLVDVTKISNLGWKAEIELEAGIRSAYQWFIEHHVAVAK from the coding sequence ATGGATTTAGGAGCTAAAATATACATCGCTGGACATAGAGGATTAGTTGGATCTGCTATTTTAAGAGAGTTACAAGCGAAAGGCTATACCAATTTGGTCTATCGAACGAGTGCTGAATTGGACTTAAGGAAATTTGATGATGTTGTAAAATTCTTTACTGCAGAAAAGATTGACTACGTCTTCATGGCTGCTGCCAAAGTTGGCGGCATTGTCGCTAATAATGAGTATCCAGCTGATTTCATCCGAGACAATTTGCTAATTCAGACCAACGTTATTGATGCAGCCTATAAGTCGGGCGTTACGAAGTTATTGTTCCTCGGATCAACTTGTATTTACCCGAAGCTTGCCCCACAACCGCTAAAAGAAGAATATCTGTTAACGGGTGAGCTTGAGGCTACGAATGAACCCTATGCGATTGCCAAAATCGCTGGTATTAAAATGTGTCAATCCTATAATCGACAATACGGTACAAGGTATATTTCTGTTATGCCGACCAATCTATATGGACCTAATGATAACTTCGATTTGGAGTCATCTCACGTCATGCCTGCGTTGATGCGGAAAATTTATGAAGCCAAAGTGAATCAGTCACCACAAGTTGAAATCTGGGGCACAGGTACACCAAAGCGGGAGTTTCTTCATGCGGATGATTTAGCTAAAGCATGTTTATTCCTCATGAATAACTATGAGAGTAATGACATTATTAATGTTGGTGTTGGTGAAGACATTTCCATTAAAGAGCTGGCCGAAACCATTCAGAGAGTGGTTGGTTACGACGGGGAATTATTATTTAATACAACCAAACCTGATGGTACACCTAGAAAGCTTGTTGATGTAACTAAGATTTCAAACCTAGGCTGGAAAGCGGAGATCGAGCTCGAAGCAGGAATCCGTTCAGCTTATCAATGGTTTATTGAACATCATGTCGCAGTTGCGAAATAG
- a CDS encoding lipopolysaccharide biosynthesis protein, with translation MENINIMVKNAAKWSVLTEIVVKIISPISNMILARMLSPEVFGVVATVIMITSFTDLFTDAGFQKYIIQRKFKNDSEEDLCINVAFWTNLIISVLLWFSILIFSDQIAFIVGNNGLGNVISLYSSVLILTSFSSIQMAIYRKTLNFRVLSLIKITAKLIPFFVTIPLVLMGFSFWALIIGDIVGELLNVILLTALSKWKPKFKYSFQKLFEMFSFCGWTLMEAVSGWLVTNIGIFIIGLFFNNYYLGIYKASTTTVIQIVSILTASTTYVLFSSLAALQNDPNAFNKMFLNFQKYVGLLSIPLGVGIFVFRDTVTYILLGSNWGEATLLIGLWGLIFSESVIFADFGAMILLAKGKPRYIFVSNLIQILLVVLCLLWSSRHGFTPLVYITCLVRLQLPIMQMFWATRITRINGKTIIRNIAPYIFASLIMGATGLLLIYFKTNFILNLFYIVICITIYFSILFLIPSTRKVIYMFVNKFKDSLIL, from the coding sequence GTGGAAAATATCAATATTATGGTGAAAAATGCCGCTAAATGGTCGGTACTTACAGAAATAGTTGTTAAAATTATTTCACCAATTAGTAATATGATTTTGGCCAGGATGCTAAGCCCAGAAGTATTTGGTGTTGTTGCAACTGTAATTATGATCACTTCATTTACTGATCTGTTTACGGATGCTGGATTTCAAAAATACATTATACAACGTAAATTTAAGAATGATAGTGAAGAAGATCTTTGTATAAATGTGGCCTTTTGGACTAACTTAATAATTTCGGTACTTCTCTGGTTTAGTATACTAATATTCTCTGATCAAATTGCATTTATTGTTGGTAACAATGGTTTAGGTAATGTTATTAGTTTGTATAGCAGTGTATTAATTCTAACATCATTCTCAAGTATACAGATGGCAATATATCGTAAAACATTAAATTTTAGAGTATTGTCTCTAATAAAAATAACTGCAAAATTAATACCATTTTTTGTTACCATCCCATTAGTTCTCATGGGATTTTCTTTTTGGGCACTTATTATTGGGGATATAGTAGGAGAGTTATTAAATGTAATATTATTAACAGCTTTATCTAAATGGAAACCCAAGTTTAAGTACAGTTTTCAAAAACTTTTTGAAATGTTTTCTTTTTGTGGTTGGACACTTATGGAAGCAGTTTCGGGATGGCTTGTAACTAATATCGGAATTTTCATTATTGGACTGTTTTTCAACAATTACTACCTTGGAATATACAAAGCATCTACCACAACTGTAATCCAGATAGTTTCGATTTTGACTGCATCAACTACATATGTATTATTTTCATCTTTAGCTGCTTTACAGAATGATCCTAATGCATTCAATAAGATGTTTTTGAATTTTCAAAAATATGTTGGTTTACTTTCAATACCTTTAGGAGTGGGTATTTTTGTGTTCAGAGATACTGTTACTTATATACTCCTTGGAAGTAATTGGGGCGAAGCAACATTATTGATAGGTCTCTGGGGGTTAATATTCTCTGAAAGTGTTATTTTTGCTGACTTCGGCGCGATGATTCTTTTGGCAAAAGGGAAACCACGTTATATATTTGTTTCAAATCTGATCCAAATATTATTAGTAGTACTATGCTTATTGTGGAGCAGTCGCCATGGGTTTACACCTTTGGTTTATATAACATGTTTAGTACGGCTACAGCTCCCAATTATGCAGATGTTTTGGGCTACCCGGATTACTAGAATTAATGGTAAAACAATCATAAGGAATATAGCTCCTTATATTTTTGCGTCTTTAATTATGGGGGCTACTGGATTGTTATTAATTTATTTTAAAACGAATTTTATTTTAAATCTATTTTATATTGTGATTTGCATTACCATTTATTTTAGTATTTTATTTCTTATACCATCAACAAGAAAAGTGATTTATATGTTTGTTAATAAATTCAAGGATAGTTTAATTTTATAG
- a CDS encoding glycosyltransferase family 4 protein gives MKTKLMIVVQSPGGVERYIQMLLKYLNRAKYEIILVCSFDFKEKNYINLVDTFVNINMCRELNLKIDAKGVLVLRKIIKEYQPDILYLQSSKAGALARISALGIETKVVYNPHGWAFCMDTSNKKKIFYRIIEKFLAFLKTDSIVAISECEKKRAILNMICKPQKIEKILNGIDIEQLDSELVDKRTARKKVGIPENSYVIGLVGRICYNKAPEIFLEAASKIKLKIPNAFFVLVGDGPDRSRVEELIKEHKLEGCTMITGWTDAPFLYQCCFDQGMLLTRWEGFGLVLAEYMLANVPIIATNVDSIPELITDGETGLLVKVNDADSTAAASIRIFKDKELKEKLIKSGNQRVRKKFNVKRVAEEHEKLFNSLGAS, from the coding sequence ATGAAAACAAAATTAATGATTGTTGTTCAGTCTCCTGGTGGAGTAGAGAGATATATACAAATGCTCTTAAAATACTTAAATAGGGCAAAATACGAAATTATTTTGGTTTGTTCTTTCGACTTTAAGGAGAAAAATTATATAAATCTCGTTGACACATTTGTAAATATAAATATGTGTCGTGAATTGAATTTGAAAATTGATGCAAAAGGCGTATTGGTACTTAGAAAGATTATTAAGGAGTATCAGCCGGACATTTTATATTTACAGAGCAGCAAAGCTGGGGCACTAGCAAGAATATCAGCTTTGGGTATAGAGACTAAAGTTGTATATAACCCTCATGGTTGGGCATTTTGTATGGATACTAGCAATAAGAAAAAAATATTTTATCGTATAATAGAGAAGTTCCTTGCATTTTTGAAAACAGATTCAATTGTAGCAATTTCAGAATGTGAAAAGAAAAGAGCAATTCTAAATATGATTTGTAAACCGCAAAAAATAGAGAAAATTCTAAATGGAATTGATATAGAACAATTAGATTCTGAGTTAGTTGATAAGAGAACTGCTAGAAAGAAAGTGGGAATACCCGAAAACTCATATGTAATCGGTTTGGTTGGTAGAATTTGTTACAACAAAGCTCCGGAAATTTTCCTTGAGGCAGCATCCAAAATTAAACTGAAAATACCCAATGCTTTTTTTGTATTAGTAGGTGACGGACCAGACCGAAGCAGAGTGGAAGAATTAATAAAAGAGCATAAGTTAGAAGGTTGTACAATGATAACTGGCTGGACAGATGCACCATTTTTATATCAATGCTGCTTTGATCAAGGGATGCTGCTAACAAGATGGGAAGGCTTTGGATTGGTTTTAGCGGAATATATGTTAGCTAATGTTCCTATAATTGCAACCAACGTTGATTCAATACCAGAACTAATTACAGATGGAGAAACAGGTTTGTTAGTTAAAGTAAATGATGCTGATAGTACAGCGGCTGCGAGTATTAGAATATTTAAAGATAAAGAATTAAAAGAAAAATTAATAAAGAGTGGAAACCAAAGAGTAAGAAAAAAATTTAATGTGAAACGTGTGGCAGAAGAACATGAAAAGTTGTTCAACTCTTTGGGTGCTTCATAG
- the gmd gene encoding GDP-mannose 4,6-dehydratase, which produces MKTALITGVTGQDGSYLAEFLLEKGYQVHGVIRRSSSYNQERLEDILDEEAANALLNNGDFHLHYGDVTDTSNVIRLISEVQPDEIYNLAAQSHVRVSFDMPGYTLDVDGKGTLNILEAVRILGLTEKTKVYQASTSELYGKVQEVPQKETTPFYPRSPYGVAKIYGFWITKNYRESYNMFAVNGILFNHESERRGETFVTRKISLAAARIAQGKQKKVSLGNLDSLRDWGYAKDYVECMWLILQHDQPEDFVIATGEMHTVREFVELAFNHVGIEIEWTGQGVEEKGTNKATGEVIVDVDPKFFRPTEVDQLLGDPTKARTLLGWNPTKTSFEELVRIMVIADMKKVEKEDRVKKMFD; this is translated from the coding sequence ATGAAAACAGCATTAATTACAGGCGTTACTGGGCAGGATGGTTCCTATCTAGCAGAGTTTCTATTGGAAAAAGGATACCAAGTGCATGGTGTTATTCGTCGTAGTTCTTCCTATAATCAAGAGCGTTTAGAAGATATTCTTGATGAGGAAGCAGCGAATGCATTGTTAAACAATGGGGATTTCCATCTGCATTATGGTGACGTAACTGATACTTCTAACGTGATTCGTTTAATTAGTGAAGTTCAACCAGATGAAATCTATAATCTAGCAGCACAATCCCATGTCAGAGTTTCCTTTGATATGCCAGGATACACATTGGATGTAGATGGCAAAGGAACACTTAACATATTGGAAGCAGTTCGAATTTTGGGATTAACTGAAAAAACGAAAGTTTATCAGGCTTCCACATCTGAACTATATGGAAAAGTTCAAGAAGTACCGCAAAAAGAAACTACTCCTTTCTATCCGCGTTCTCCATATGGTGTCGCTAAGATATATGGGTTTTGGATTACAAAGAACTATCGCGAGTCATACAATATGTTTGCTGTAAATGGTATTTTATTTAATCATGAGTCAGAGCGCCGCGGCGAAACATTTGTCACTCGTAAGATATCACTCGCAGCTGCAAGAATTGCGCAAGGCAAACAAAAGAAAGTATCTTTAGGCAACCTGGATTCTTTGCGTGATTGGGGCTATGCCAAAGACTATGTGGAATGTATGTGGCTAATTCTCCAACACGATCAACCAGAGGACTTCGTCATTGCAACTGGTGAAATGCATACGGTACGTGAATTTGTTGAATTAGCTTTTAACCATGTTGGTATAGAAATAGAGTGGACAGGACAGGGTGTTGAAGAAAAAGGTACTAACAAGGCCACAGGTGAGGTTATTGTGGATGTTGATCCTAAATTTTTCAGACCTACTGAAGTAGATCAGTTGTTAGGAGATCCTACGAAGGCAAGAACATTGTTAGGTTGGAATCCAACAAAAACTTCTTTTGAAGAATTAGTACGAATTATGGTTATAGCAGATATGAAGAAGGTTGAGAAGGAAGATAGAGTTAAGAAGATGTTTGATTAG
- a CDS encoding glycosyltransferase family 4 protein, translating to MKILFTVENYYPKMSGVPVVVKYLAEGMATLGHNVTIVTKEVDGTPKREEIGGVQIVRMNIYYDGLKRFRGETKEYIDYVKNFDCDAIIFQCSQCITTDLLLKELHQIKAKTILHSHGFSGLTLQPFRRMSTLKNTIGNTFNWIRWNVYYATTFKKFVKEFDETVCLSEVDSSKSYLDKYSKNQVRILSNASEDIFFQLDSFNNPISKYTQLINENYFISVANYSGYKNQKGILEQFYKAKVNNYDMVFIGGSENYYYKSLLHFNHKLSLQHGKRNVHFLTGVQREHIPSIMKNATFYLVGSTFEEFSISLIESMALGVPFISTNVGNARVLPGGITISDLREMHKIINSLLSNFNKRSDLSYKGREYALKSCRINEAVKCLLNIIAM from the coding sequence ATGAAGATTCTGTTTACTGTTGAAAATTACTACCCCAAAATGAGTGGGGTTCCAGTAGTTGTAAAGTATTTAGCAGAAGGTATGGCAACCTTAGGGCATAACGTTACAATAGTTACAAAGGAGGTAGATGGGACTCCAAAACGGGAGGAAATTGGAGGAGTACAGATTGTTAGAATGAATATTTACTACGATGGCTTGAAACGATTTCGCGGAGAAACAAAAGAGTATATTGATTATGTTAAAAATTTTGATTGTGATGCAATCATTTTTCAATGTAGTCAATGTATTACAACGGATCTTCTACTTAAAGAGTTACATCAAATTAAAGCTAAGACTATCTTGCACTCTCATGGATTTTCTGGATTGACATTACAGCCTTTTAGAAGAATGTCGACTCTCAAAAATACAATTGGAAATACATTTAATTGGATAAGATGGAATGTTTACTATGCTACAACTTTCAAAAAGTTTGTTAAAGAGTTTGATGAGACTGTTTGCTTGTCTGAGGTGGATAGTAGTAAATCTTACTTGGATAAATATTCAAAAAATCAAGTTCGTATCCTTTCAAATGCATCAGAAGATATTTTTTTTCAGTTAGATAGTTTTAATAATCCAATTTCAAAGTATACCCAATTGATAAATGAAAACTACTTTATTAGCGTAGCAAATTATTCTGGATATAAAAATCAGAAGGGGATCTTAGAACAGTTTTACAAAGCAAAGGTGAATAATTATGATATGGTGTTTATTGGAGGATCAGAAAACTATTATTATAAGTCATTGTTACATTTTAATCATAAATTATCGCTACAACATGGAAAGCGAAACGTACACTTTTTGACAGGGGTGCAGAGAGAACACATCCCCAGCATAATGAAAAATGCTACTTTCTATCTGGTAGGAAGTACCTTTGAAGAATTTTCAATATCACTGATCGAATCAATGGCACTGGGTGTTCCATTTATCAGTACAAATGTAGGAAATGCCCGAGTGTTACCCGGTGGAATTACAATAAGCGACTTAAGAGAAATGCACAAAATAATTAATAGTCTGCTGAGTAATTTTAATAAGAGATCTGACCTAAGCTACAAGGGAAGAGAATATGCTCTAAAATCCTGCAGAATAAACGAAGCAGTAAAATGTCTACTAAATATTATTGCAATGTAA
- a CDS encoding glycosyltransferase, producing the protein MPKISVIMGVYNCKSFDALEASVTSIINQTFNDWEFIICNDGSTNETLEVLKNIEEKDGRIKVITYKKNQGLAYALNECIKVSAGDFIARQDDDDVSDIHRFEKEMKYFESHPDISIVGCTASVFDTNGTWGKFSVPANPKPKDFFWNSPFIHPSVIIKKADLQKAGCYRISKETRRCEDYDLFMTMYSLGMRGHNIQEELYRYCIINGNNKHRPMKYRIDEAKVRYIGYKKMGLLFYGLPYIAKPIIIGLMPQKFFKKVTKKQYA; encoded by the coding sequence ATGCCGAAGATTTCAGTAATAATGGGTGTTTATAATTGCAAAAGTTTTGATGCATTAGAAGCTAGTGTTACCTCGATTATAAATCAAACATTTAATGATTGGGAATTTATCATTTGCAACGATGGTTCAACCAATGAAACATTGGAAGTTTTAAAAAATATCGAAGAAAAAGATGGTAGAATTAAAGTTATAACTTATAAAAAAAATCAAGGGTTAGCATATGCATTAAATGAGTGTATTAAAGTTTCGGCAGGAGACTTTATAGCACGTCAAGATGATGATGATGTATCAGATATTCATAGATTTGAGAAGGAAATGAAATATTTTGAGAGTCATCCTGATATTTCAATTGTTGGATGCACGGCCTCTGTATTTGATACCAATGGTACATGGGGGAAATTTAGCGTTCCAGCCAATCCTAAACCAAAAGATTTCTTTTGGAATAGTCCATTTATCCACCCTTCAGTCATTATTAAAAAGGCAGATTTGCAGAAAGCCGGATGTTACAGGATTTCAAAAGAAACTAGACGATGCGAAGATTATGATTTGTTTATGACAATGTACTCGTTAGGAATGCGGGGACATAACATTCAAGAAGAATTATATCGATATTGTATTATTAATGGGAATAACAAGCATAGACCAATGAAATATCGAATTGATGAGGCTAAGGTTAGATATATCGGATATAAAAAAATGGGTCTCCTGTTTTATGGATTACCATATATTGCAAAGCCTATTATTATTGGCTTAATGCCACAGAAGTTTTTTAAAAAAGTTACTAAGAAACAATATGCATAA